cggtggagcggcggctcAAGGAGCTGGGCATCCCGTACGTGCAGCGGTGCGTGGAGGAGGGCGGCATCAACGTCGACCAGATCTTCTTCCACGACCCCGACGGCTTCATGATCGAGATCTGCAACTGCGACAACCTCCCCGTCatcccgctcgccggcgcgcccgtCCTGGGGGCCTGCAAGCGCGCCTCCGTCGTCAAGCAACAGGGAGGCGCGGTgccctcctccgcccccgcggcggcggccgcgcagtGCGTGccgtcggccgcggcggcgcaggccatCCGCGTCGGCGAGGAGGCGCACATCTCGTGCGCGTGATGAGC
The nucleotide sequence above comes from Panicum virgatum strain AP13 chromosome 3K, P.virgatum_v5, whole genome shotgun sequence. Encoded proteins:
- the LOC120697564 gene encoding uncharacterized protein LOC120697564; this translates as MVNTAASLGGGRAGGVLPLASLNHISIVCRSVEESLRFYTDVLGFAPIRRPGSFDFDGAWLFNYGIGIHLLQSEDPGSLPEKREINPKDNHISFQCESMAAVERRLKELGIPYVQRCVEEGGINVDQIFFHDPDGFMIEICNCDNLPVIPLAGAPVLGACKRASVVKQQGGAVPSSAPAAAAAQCVPSAAAAQAIRVGEEAHISCA